A genomic window from Pseudanabaenaceae cyanobacterium SKYG29 includes:
- a CDS encoding Uma2 family endonuclease: MVTTSKRLSFAEYLDYSDGTDTHYELVEGELFPMALPTGNHGRLIKLLEKLLDAEIEKANLPYIAVWDVGVRCGSDTVRIPDLIVMQLSDWEYLQDKPAVLDLDRYPLLVVEVVSPSTQNIDYRTKRSEYAVRDIPEYWLVDPLDNKISVLVNTDRWYDLQEYSLGEAIVSPLFGTLTVFKN; this comes from the coding sequence ATGGTTACCACTAGCAAGCGCCTATCTTTCGCCGAATACCTAGACTACAGTGATGGCACAGATACCCATTACGAACTAGTGGAGGGAGAATTATTCCCGATGGCGTTGCCCACTGGTAATCACGGCAGGCTAATTAAGCTGCTAGAGAAACTGTTGGATGCTGAAATTGAGAAAGCTAACTTACCATACATTGCTGTGTGGGATGTGGGCGTACGTTGTGGGTCGGACACAGTGAGGATCCCTGATTTGATTGTGATGCAACTATCAGACTGGGAATATCTACAGGACAAACCAGCCGTACTTGACCTCGATCGCTATCCCTTACTAGTTGTGGAAGTTGTTAGCCCCTCCACCCAAAACATTGACTATCGCACCAAACGCAGTGAATATGCCGTCCGTGATATTCCTGAATACTGGCTTGTTGACCCTCTGGACAACAAAATTTCTGTTCTGGTGAACACCGATCGGTGGTATGACCTGCAAGAATATAGCCTAGGAGAAGCGATCGTGTCCCCTTTGTTTGGCACTCTCACCGTTTTTAAG
- a CDS encoding VWA domain-containing protein: MTCRRWLLGLSLLTTLLWGCNPGGGGQQPGIKIQLLFGSALKEFCTEAQQKLQQQPLKLDNGKPIGITCDIKGSGDVVNEVVGLAKQLKQGGISPDDPRFPTLISTDGEIYLSQLAYQINQIFPGQNYIPDVTEAPLVVNSPMVLMVPENLAAPIEKIADAPYRALVNARTFRDLDPNAPPQAINFVHTAPTRSNSGLQALVAQFVEVSGKRPEQLTVDDVKKYQSQVAKIQSKVTRYGTSTGALAKAMATNGPFWAALGAVYESSVIEANKILPPGQPKFKAIYPKATYSSNMRVVLPKAPWVSEEERQAAEKVIEFLRSAPMQEIAAQKGLRPGVPGISLGTQFTPANGVETQPNYDSLRSPRPEVVDAMIKAWVEVAKKPSMVVAVIDSSGSMAGNKMPSVQAALQSYINSLSPKDKLAFIDFDSEVRPPVLIDGTPAGKAKGIEFINQIKVDGGTKLYDATIEGLKWLRQNRRPDAINAVIVMTDGEDNGSKISLNSLIAEIQKSGFTTDDRISLFTVGFGAEGEFNPNVLQKIASVGNGYYSKGDPETINQVMANLQTEF, from the coding sequence ATGACCTGCAGGCGGTGGTTGCTGGGGCTATCTCTGCTGACGACTTTACTCTGGGGATGTAATCCAGGTGGCGGAGGACAGCAGCCAGGGATTAAAATCCAGCTCCTCTTTGGCAGTGCCCTCAAAGAATTTTGCACCGAAGCCCAACAAAAATTACAACAACAACCCCTCAAGCTAGACAACGGCAAACCGATCGGGATTACCTGTGATATTAAGGGATCGGGGGATGTAGTCAACGAAGTGGTGGGATTAGCTAAGCAACTGAAACAAGGAGGAATCAGCCCTGATGACCCTAGATTTCCCACCCTCATATCTACTGACGGGGAAATTTATCTCTCCCAACTGGCTTACCAAATCAATCAAATCTTCCCTGGACAAAACTATATCCCTGATGTCACAGAAGCACCTCTAGTGGTCAATTCCCCCATGGTCTTGATGGTGCCGGAAAACCTTGCTGCTCCGATTGAGAAAATAGCTGATGCTCCCTACCGTGCCCTCGTCAATGCCAGGACTTTCAGAGACCTAGACCCTAATGCTCCCCCCCAAGCCATCAACTTTGTCCATACAGCTCCTACCCGATCGAATTCCGGCCTGCAAGCTCTAGTTGCCCAATTTGTGGAAGTATCAGGCAAACGCCCCGAACAGTTGACAGTTGATGATGTGAAAAAATATCAAAGTCAAGTTGCCAAAATTCAGAGCAAAGTTACGCGCTACGGCACTTCTACAGGGGCACTGGCAAAAGCCATGGCTACCAATGGACCGTTCTGGGCAGCTCTAGGGGCAGTCTATGAATCTTCGGTCATTGAAGCTAATAAAATTCTTCCCCCTGGGCAGCCTAAATTCAAAGCCATCTATCCCAAAGCGACCTACAGCTCCAATATGCGGGTAGTTCTACCCAAAGCACCCTGGGTGAGTGAGGAAGAACGCCAAGCGGCAGAGAAGGTAATTGAATTTTTACGTTCCGCTCCCATGCAAGAGATAGCTGCCCAGAAAGGACTACGTCCCGGTGTTCCTGGAATCAGCCTAGGCACACAATTCACACCTGCTAATGGTGTAGAGACCCAGCCTAATTACGACTCCCTACGATCGCCCCGTCCTGAGGTGGTAGATGCCATGATCAAAGCCTGGGTAGAGGTAGCGAAAAAGCCTTCTATGGTAGTGGCAGTAATTGACAGTTCTGGCTCCATGGCAGGGAACAAGATGCCCAGTGTGCAAGCTGCTCTGCAAAGCTACATAAATTCTCTTTCCCCCAAAGACAAACTCGCCTTCATTGACTTTGATTCAGAAGTTCGTCCGCCTGTCCTCATTGATGGCACACCTGCAGGGAAAGCCAAAGGCATAGAATTTATCAATCAAATCAAGGTAGATGGAGGGACAAAACTCTACGACGCCACCATAGAAGGGTTGAAATGGCTGCGTCAGAACCGCCGTCCCGATGCGATTAATGCTGTAATTGTGATGACTGACGGTGAAGATAATGGTTCTAAGATCAGTTTGAACAGTTTGATAGCAGAAATTCAAAAGAGTGGATTCACCACTGATGACCGTATTTCTTTGTTTACGGTTGGTTTTGGTGCTGAAGGGGAATTTAACCCCAATGTGCTACAAAAAATTGCTAGCGTAGGTAATGGCTATTACTCCAAGGGGGACCCTGAAACCATCAATCAAGTTATGGCGAACTTACAGACGGAGTTCTAA